A section of the Gammaproteobacteria bacterium genome encodes:
- a CDS encoding radical SAM protein, producing MLARFLRRPRVGPAFLLEDFEPAYLQLRRSGVLAARMTAGLRELEDCCACPRDCHVNRLENQMRVCNTGRYARVAGVFPHFGEEDCLRGWNGSGTIFFALCNLRCVFCQNWDISQQKIGGEYPAQRIADVMIALQKRGCHNINFVTPEHVVPQVVEAIAAAVPKGLNLPIVYNTSAYDSVESLKLLDGIVDIYMPDFKFWNYESSRRYAKAKDYPERAREAIAEMHRQAGPLKFGPDGLARRGVLVRHLVMPGQTDEVAAICRWLAQEISPDTYLNLMGQYRPEFQVGAAGKSGSPQYSEINRRPTPGEMQAAHAAARAAGLWRFDQRSH from the coding sequence ATGCTGGCCAGGTTCCTCAGACGCCCGCGGGTGGGCCCCGCGTTTCTGCTCGAGGATTTCGAGCCGGCCTACCTGCAGCTGCGCCGTTCAGGCGTGCTGGCGGCGCGCATGACGGCGGGATTGCGCGAATTGGAGGATTGCTGTGCCTGCCCGCGCGACTGCCATGTCAACCGGCTTGAAAACCAGATGCGTGTCTGCAATACCGGCCGTTACGCCCGGGTCGCGGGCGTCTTTCCCCATTTCGGTGAGGAGGATTGCCTGCGCGGCTGGAATGGCTCCGGCACCATATTTTTCGCCCTGTGCAATCTGCGCTGCGTGTTCTGCCAGAACTGGGACATCAGCCAGCAGAAAATCGGCGGCGAATATCCAGCTCAACGGATCGCCGATGTCATGATCGCGCTACAAAAACGCGGCTGCCACAATATCAATTTCGTCACGCCCGAACACGTCGTGCCACAGGTTGTCGAAGCCATCGCCGCTGCCGTGCCGAAAGGACTGAACCTGCCCATCGTTTACAACACCAGTGCCTACGACTCGGTCGAGTCGCTGAAGCTGCTGGACGGCATCGTGGACATCTACATGCCGGACTTCAAGTTCTGGAATTACGAAAGCAGCCGCCGTTACGCCAAGGCCAAGGATTATCCCGAACGGGCGCGCGAGGCCATTGCGGAAATGCACCGCCAGGCCGGGCCGCTCAAATTCGGCCCGGACGGGCTGGCGCGTCGCGGCGTGCTGGTGCGGCACTTGGTCATGCCGGGGCAGACCGATGAAGTCGCCGCGATCTGCCGGTGGCTGGCACAGGAAATCTCGCCGGATACCTACCTCAACCTCATGGGTCAGTACCGCCCGGAGTTTCAGGTGGGTGCGGCAGGTAAAAGCGGCTCGCCGCAATATTCAGAGATCAACCGCCGGCCGACCCCGGGCGAGATGCAAGCCGCCCATGCCGCCGCGCGCGCCGCCGGCCTGTGGCGCTTTGATCAGCGTTCGCATTAA
- the purB gene encoding adenylosuccinate lyase, with the protein MLSSLTALSPLDGRYAGKTAVLRDYFSEYGLIRRRVQIEIAWLKALAGEQKIKEIPELSRAASARLDAIASGFNLAGAERVKAIEARTNHDVKAVEYFLKEKAAGNAEIKQMLEFIHFACTSEDINNLAYALLLKETRAEVLLPAMDKLINALRKLALNTAKEPMLARTHGQPASPTTLGKELGVFVHRLRRQRRQFAAQEILGKINGAVGNFNAHLTTCPEVDWPKLAKGMVESLGITWNPCTTQIEPHDYMAEYFAVLARFNSILIDLCRDLWGYISLNYFTQKAVGREVGSSTMPHKVNPIDFENAEGNLGLANALLEHLSAKLPISRWQRDLTDSTVQRNIGCALGYGLVAYQACLHGLSRLAVNRAALRADLDAAWEVLAEPIQTVMRRHGLPDPYEQLKKLTRGRRMDRAVLHAFIDRLSLPARERSRLKKLTPATYTGNAAAQAAALAKE; encoded by the coding sequence GTGCTGTCATCGTTAACCGCCCTGTCACCGCTTGACGGCCGCTATGCCGGCAAAACTGCGGTGCTGCGCGATTATTTCAGCGAGTACGGCCTGATTCGCCGGCGTGTGCAGATCGAGATCGCCTGGCTCAAGGCGCTGGCCGGAGAGCAGAAGATCAAGGAAATCCCCGAACTCAGCCGCGCGGCCTCGGCGCGTCTGGACGCGATTGCCTCTGGTTTCAATCTGGCCGGCGCGGAGCGCGTGAAGGCCATCGAGGCGCGCACGAACCACGACGTCAAGGCGGTGGAGTATTTCCTCAAGGAGAAGGCCGCCGGGAATGCCGAGATCAAGCAGATGCTCGAATTCATTCATTTCGCCTGCACCTCGGAGGACATCAACAACCTCGCCTATGCGCTGCTGCTGAAAGAGACGCGCGCGGAGGTGCTGCTGCCCGCGATGGACAAGCTGATCAATGCGCTGCGCAAGCTGGCGCTGAACACCGCCAAGGAGCCGATGCTGGCGCGCACGCACGGCCAGCCGGCCTCGCCCACCACGCTGGGCAAGGAATTGGGCGTGTTCGTGCACCGCCTCCGCCGGCAACGCCGGCAGTTCGCGGCGCAGGAAATACTCGGCAAAATCAACGGCGCGGTCGGTAATTTCAATGCGCATCTCACCACCTGTCCTGAGGTGGACTGGCCCAAGCTGGCAAAGGGAATGGTCGAGAGCCTGGGCATCACATGGAATCCCTGCACCACGCAGATCGAACCGCATGATTACATGGCCGAATACTTTGCTGTTCTGGCGCGCTTCAACTCCATTCTGATCGATCTCTGCCGTGATTTGTGGGGCTATATATCTCTGAATTATTTCACGCAGAAGGCCGTCGGCCGCGAGGTGGGCTCCTCGACCATGCCGCACAAGGTCAACCCCATCGATTTCGAAAATGCCGAGGGCAATCTGGGCCTGGCCAACGCCCTGCTGGAACACTTGAGCGCGAAGCTGCCCATCTCCCGCTGGCAGCGCGACCTTACCGACTCGACCGTTCAGCGTAATATCGGCTGCGCGCTGGGTTACGGCCTCGTCGCCTATCAGGCCTGCCTGCACGGCCTCTCCAGGCTGGCGGTGAATCGCGCCGCCTTGCGCGCGGATCTGGACGCGGCATGGGAGGTGCTGGCGGAACCCATCCAGACCGTCATGCGACGGCACGGCCTGCCCGATCCCTACGAACAATTGAAAAAGCTCACACGCGGCCGGCGTATGGACCGCGCTGTCCTGCACGCATTTATTGATCGCCTGTCCCTGCCGGCGCGGGAAAGAAGCCGGCTGAAGAAACTCACCCCCGCCACGTACACCGGCAATGCCGCCGCGCAAGCCGCCGCACTTGCCAAAGAGTAA
- a CDS encoding cupin domain-containing protein has protein sequence MPKSKRSFAGLLPDPPSLLGGMNVRRFLQRHWQKKPLLIRQALPDFQGFLSPKDLMQLAGRGDVQSRLVLEKGGDHPWQLRTGPFKPAEFRRLPRTHWSLLVQDVDKSIPEAADLLQHFSFIPSWRIDDLMISMAPRHGSVGPHVDSYDVFLLQAHGHRRWQIGARQHSAQDLIPDLDLRILSRFKPGKEWVLSPGDMLYLPPGVAHHGVALDECMTYSIGFRSPNQRELLSRFYEYLTEQASDTLYYTDPDLALQRDPGEITPRSLRQIQHMISASRFDQEQIERWFGSYITEPGLWPPPLIPRRKLTPVAFLKRYASVGMLQRQQGVRFAHINRRGGALLFVNGQIFPMPASPRFAAPLLSGRRELGHIELKPHLKDRAFAELLCRLYNGGYLIFEN, from the coding sequence TTGCCAAAGAGTAAGCGCTCGTTCGCCGGACTCCTGCCGGATCCGCCCTCATTGCTCGGCGGCATGAACGTCCGCCGGTTTCTGCAACGTCACTGGCAGAAAAAACCACTGCTCATCCGGCAGGCGCTGCCGGATTTCCAAGGCTTCCTCAGTCCCAAAGATCTGATGCAACTTGCCGGTCGGGGAGACGTACAATCGCGCCTTGTGCTGGAAAAGGGCGGCGACCATCCCTGGCAGTTGCGAACCGGCCCCTTCAAACCGGCGGAATTCCGCCGGCTGCCGCGCACGCACTGGTCGCTACTGGTGCAGGACGTGGACAAGTCCATCCCTGAGGCCGCTGATCTGCTGCAGCACTTCAGTTTCATCCCAAGCTGGCGGATTGATGATTTGATGATAAGCATGGCGCCCCGGCACGGCAGCGTCGGGCCGCATGTGGACAGCTATGATGTGTTTCTCCTCCAGGCCCACGGTCATCGCCGCTGGCAAATCGGGGCACGGCAACACAGCGCGCAGGATTTAATTCCTGATCTGGATCTGCGCATTCTGTCGCGCTTCAAGCCCGGAAAAGAATGGGTACTCTCACCCGGCGACATGCTCTACCTCCCGCCGGGCGTGGCGCATCACGGCGTGGCGCTGGATGAGTGCATGACCTATTCCATCGGCTTCCGCAGCCCGAACCAACGTGAACTGCTCAGCCGGTTTTATGAATATCTGACCGAGCAGGCCTCCGATACGCTGTACTACACCGATCCGGACCTTGCATTGCAACGCGATCCCGGTGAAATCACGCCGCGCAGTCTGCGTCAGATCCAACATATGATCAGCGCATCGCGTTTTGATCAGGAGCAGATCGAACGGTGGTTTGGCAGCTACATCACCGAACCCGGCCTGTGGCCACCGCCACTCATCCCACGACGCAAATTGACGCCGGTGGCTTTTCTCAAACGCTATGCCAGCGTGGGCATGCTACAACGCCAGCAAGGAGTCCGTTTTGCCCACATCAATCGCCGCGGCGGTGCGCTGTTATTCGTGAACGGGCAGATTTTTCCAATGCCAGCCTCGCCGCGGTTTGCCGCGCCGCTGCTGAGCGGCCGGCGCGAACTCGGCCACATCGAGTTGAAACCGCATCTCAAGGACAGGGCATTTGCGGAATTGCTCTGCCGGTTATATAACGGCGGCTACCTGATATTTGAGAATTGA
- a CDS encoding secretin N-terminal domain-containing protein has protein sequence MKRFLLAVIYLWCGGLVVLVSAQEMPLEIISMQHRPVEDVVPILQPLIAPGGTVAGMNNQLIIKTTPENLEQIKQVLATLDRSPRRLKIYVSWGNREIASSRDDSLAARVRSTDVSARLPGDHAKDGASVAVGNENNAVRYSTRATESSSQDSDVHFIMGLEGQPAWISTGESVPLPDQNVYVGPDGVVVQQSTEYHDVTSGVYVIPRLNGDQVTLEISPQRNRIDPHTGTIRTQQASSIVTGRLGEWIALGGVNESTSHTDSASLSRAQTQSNPSTNIQVKVEELPD, from the coding sequence ATGAAGCGTTTCCTCCTCGCCGTCATTTACCTGTGGTGCGGCGGGCTCGTGGTATTGGTATCAGCGCAGGAGATGCCGCTGGAAATCATTTCCATGCAACACCGCCCGGTCGAGGACGTCGTCCCGATCTTGCAACCCCTGATTGCGCCCGGCGGCACGGTCGCGGGCATGAACAACCAGTTGATCATCAAAACCACGCCGGAGAATCTTGAACAGATCAAACAAGTGCTCGCCACTCTGGATCGGTCGCCGCGCCGCCTGAAGATTTATGTGAGCTGGGGCAATCGTGAAATCGCCAGCTCGCGCGATGACTCGCTCGCCGCGCGCGTGCGTTCCACCGACGTCAGCGCCAGATTGCCCGGTGATCACGCGAAGGACGGCGCCTCGGTAGCCGTGGGAAATGAAAACAACGCAGTGCGCTATTCCACCCGCGCCACGGAATCCAGCAGCCAGGATAGCGATGTCCATTTCATCATGGGGTTGGAAGGCCAGCCCGCCTGGATCAGCACCGGCGAATCTGTGCCTTTGCCGGATCAGAACGTATACGTCGGGCCGGATGGCGTGGTCGTGCAGCAGAGCACGGAATATCACGACGTCACCTCGGGGGTTTACGTCATCCCGCGCTTGAACGGCGACCAAGTCACTCTGGAAATCTCGCCACAGCGCAACCGCATCGATCCGCATACCGGCACTATTCGAACACAACAGGCTTCCAGCATCGTCACTGGCCGGCTCGGCGAATGGATCGCGCTCGGCGGTGTCAACGAAAGCACATCGCACACCGATAGCGCCAGCCTGAGTCGTGCCCAGACCCAGAGCAACCCTAGCACTAACATCCAGGTCAAGGTCGAAGAACTTCCGGATTAA
- the purL gene encoding phosphoribosylformylglycinamidine synthase produces METYRGPLTHSTFRLQKKRDLLRSIASGIGALHAEFVHFADLEAPLTEDEQQRLNALLDYGLAAPAQKPSGFLYIVIPRPGTISPWSSKATDIARNCGLAKVRRLERGTCWCLEMPSGASLSAVTHQTLERQLHDPMTEAVIHDLRDAERLFAHTQPGKFSVIDLIKDGRVTLEAANRDMGLALSDDEIDYLLDNFKRLKRNPTDVELMMFAQANSEHCRHKIFNAQWTIDGQVQPHSLFQMIRNTHEKNPGKVLLAYSDNAAVTRGYRGHRLLPDRTHRYGSTVEDVHLVMKVETHNHPTGISPYPGAATGAGGEIRDESATGRGAKSKAGLTGFSVSNMRIPDFVQPWEQDHGRPFDAAQDRPAHMASALDIMIEGPIGAAAFNNEFGRPALCGYFRTYEQSINTASGAEIRGYHKPIMLAGGIGNIRAEHLNKSALPEGALVIVLGGPAMLIGLGGGAASSVAAGHGSEQIDFASVQRDNAEMQRRCQEVIDRCWALGENNPILSIHDVGAGGLSNAIPELLHGGDHGGRIDLRRIPNAEPGMSPMQIWCNEAQERYVLAILPKDEKLFADLCARERCPFAMIGETSADEKLVLEDALFGNTPIDMPLSVLLGKPPRMHRQVRHGATTLSPLRTDGIDLREAVERVLRLPAVADKGFLITIGDRTVSGLTTRDQMAGPWQVPVADCAVTAASLLDTTGEAMAIGERTPLAVIDAPASGRMAIGEAITNIAAARIMQLSDVVLSANWMAACGHGHDDAALYDTVRAVGMELCPALGLSIPVGKDSLSMRAVWSEDGTEKSVTAPVSLITSAFAPVVDVRQSLTPQLRTDMGDTELLLVDLGRGRNRLGGSALAQVHGQIGVVAPDVDHPEDLKNFFTTVQVLNEASLLLAYHDRSDGGLITTLCEMAFAGRTGINVMLDALAPDDLAVLFNEELGAVLQVRSADTDAVIAQFHAAGLEGRVHHLGRLNDELTITCTRDRRKVFSEDVLKLQRIWAETSYRMRALRDNPECARQEYDALLDRTDPGLSLHVTHAINEPPEINAGARPRVAILREQGVNGQVEMAAAFDRAGFDAIDVHMSDLINGAVNLKDFHGLAAGGGFSYGDVLGAGGGWAKSILFHERTRDEFSLFFERDDRFALGVCNGCQMMSHLKAIIPGAAHWPRFVRNTSEQFEARLVMVEVLESKSIFFDGMAGSRLPVVVAHGEGRALFLDAPAAQTALDAQAVCLRFVDNYGRPTDSYPCNPNGSPLGITGLTSADGRVMIVMPHPERMFLRRQFSWLPSEWKREVSPWFRMFQNARSWLD; encoded by the coding sequence ATGGAAACTTATCGCGGCCCCCTCACCCATTCCACCTTCCGCCTGCAAAAAAAGCGCGACCTGCTGCGGAGCATAGCCTCCGGCATCGGGGCGCTGCACGCCGAGTTCGTGCACTTTGCCGATCTTGAAGCGCCGTTGACCGAGGACGAACAGCAACGGCTGAACGCCCTGCTTGATTATGGCTTGGCAGCGCCAGCGCAGAAACCTTCAGGCTTTCTGTACATAGTCATCCCGCGCCCGGGCACGATCTCGCCGTGGTCGAGCAAGGCCACCGACATCGCGCGCAATTGCGGGCTCGCCAAGGTGCGGCGGCTGGAACGCGGCACCTGCTGGTGCCTCGAAATGCCTTCCGGCGCCTCATTATCCGCCGTCACGCATCAGACGTTGGAACGTCAACTGCACGACCCCATGACCGAGGCGGTCATTCACGACCTGCGTGATGCGGAACGCTTATTTGCGCACACCCAGCCGGGAAAATTCAGCGTGATCGATCTGATCAAGGACGGGCGCGTTACTCTGGAGGCAGCCAATCGCGATATGGGGCTGGCGTTGTCGGACGATGAGATCGACTATCTGCTCGACAATTTCAAGCGGCTGAAACGCAATCCGACGGACGTCGAACTGATGATGTTTGCGCAGGCGAATTCCGAGCATTGCCGCCACAAGATCTTCAACGCGCAATGGACCATCGACGGACAGGTGCAGCCGCATTCGCTGTTCCAGATGATCCGCAACACCCATGAGAAAAATCCCGGCAAAGTGCTGCTGGCTTACAGCGATAACGCCGCCGTGACGCGCGGCTATCGCGGCCATCGCCTGCTGCCCGACCGCACGCACCGCTACGGCAGCACCGTCGAGGACGTGCATCTGGTGATGAAGGTGGAGACGCACAACCACCCCACCGGTATCTCGCCCTACCCGGGCGCTGCGACCGGCGCGGGTGGCGAAATCCGTGACGAGAGCGCCACCGGCCGCGGCGCCAAGTCCAAGGCGGGACTGACGGGCTTCAGCGTCTCCAACATGCGCATCCCGGACTTCGTACAGCCGTGGGAACAGGACCACGGCCGTCCCTTCGACGCTGCTCAGGACAGGCCCGCGCACATGGCCTCGGCGCTCGATATCATGATCGAGGGCCCCATAGGGGCAGCGGCGTTCAACAACGAATTCGGCCGGCCGGCATTGTGCGGCTATTTCCGCACCTATGAACAATCGATCAACACAGCGTCCGGCGCGGAAATCCGTGGCTACCACAAGCCGATCATGCTGGCAGGAGGCATTGGAAACATCCGTGCGGAACACCTGAACAAATCAGCGTTGCCTGAAGGCGCGCTGGTGATCGTGCTCGGCGGTCCGGCGATGTTGATTGGTCTCGGCGGTGGTGCGGCCTCGTCGGTGGCCGCGGGTCACGGCAGCGAGCAGATCGATTTCGCCTCGGTGCAACGTGACAACGCCGAGATGCAGCGGCGTTGTCAGGAGGTCATCGACCGCTGCTGGGCGCTGGGCGAAAACAATCCCATTCTATCGATCCACGATGTCGGCGCCGGCGGATTATCCAACGCCATTCCTGAACTCCTGCACGGCGGCGACCATGGCGGGCGGATCGATCTCCGCAGGATACCGAACGCCGAGCCTGGCATGTCGCCGATGCAAATCTGGTGCAATGAGGCGCAGGAGCGTTACGTACTGGCCATATTACCGAAGGACGAGAAGCTTTTTGCCGATTTGTGCGCGCGCGAACGCTGTCCCTTCGCCATGATCGGTGAGACGAGCGCGGATGAAAAACTGGTGCTCGAAGACGCGCTGTTCGGCAACACGCCCATCGACATGCCGCTCAGCGTGCTGCTCGGCAAGCCGCCACGGATGCACCGGCAGGTGCGCCACGGTGCAACCACGCTTTCGCCGCTGCGCACGGACGGCATCGATTTGCGCGAGGCGGTGGAGCGCGTGCTGCGCCTGCCCGCCGTCGCCGACAAGGGCTTTCTCATCACCATCGGCGACCGCACGGTCTCCGGCCTGACCACGCGCGATCAGATGGCGGGGCCGTGGCAGGTGCCGGTCGCGGACTGCGCCGTCACCGCCGCTTCGCTCCTCGACACCACCGGCGAGGCGATGGCGATCGGCGAACGCACGCCGCTCGCCGTCATCGATGCACCGGCTTCGGGACGCATGGCCATCGGCGAGGCAATCACCAACATCGCCGCCGCGCGCATCATGCAACTGAGCGACGTCGTGCTGTCGGCCAACTGGATGGCCGCCTGCGGGCATGGTCACGACGACGCCGCGCTGTACGACACGGTGCGGGCCGTGGGCATGGAATTGTGCCCGGCACTGGGATTGAGCATACCAGTCGGCAAGGATTCGTTATCGATGCGCGCGGTATGGTCCGAGGACGGCACGGAAAAGTCCGTAACGGCGCCGGTATCGCTGATCACCTCCGCCTTCGCGCCGGTCGTCGACGTGCGGCAGTCGCTGACACCGCAATTGCGCACGGACATGGGTGATACCGAACTTCTACTGGTCGATCTGGGACGCGGAAGAAATCGGCTCGGCGGCTCCGCGCTGGCGCAGGTGCACGGGCAGATCGGCGTTGTCGCGCCGGACGTGGATCATCCAGAGGATTTGAAAAACTTTTTCACGACCGTGCAGGTATTGAACGAGGCAAGTTTGCTGCTGGCCTATCACGATCGCTCCGACGGCGGCCTGATTACCACACTTTGCGAAATGGCGTTCGCCGGGCGCACGGGCATCAATGTCATGCTCGATGCACTTGCGCCCGACGATTTGGCTGTGCTCTTTAATGAGGAACTGGGTGCAGTATTACAAGTAAGAAGCGCGGATACCGATGCGGTCATTGCGCAGTTCCACGCTGCCGGGCTTGAAGGTCGTGTCCATCATCTGGGTCGGCTTAATGATGAATTGACGATCACCTGTACCCGAGATAGGCGGAAGGTTTTCAGCGAAGACGTGCTCAAGTTGCAGCGCATCTGGGCGGAGACCAGCTACCGCATGCGAGCCTTGCGAGATAATCCGGAATGTGCGCGGCAGGAATACGATGCCCTCCTCGACCGCACTGATCCGGGGCTCTCGCTCCACGTCACCCATGCCATCAACGAGCCGCCCGAGATCAACGCCGGCGCACGACCGCGGGTGGCCATCCTGCGCGAACAGGGCGTGAACGGCCAGGTGGAGATGGCGGCGGCGTTCGATCGCGCCGGGTTTGACGCCATCGACGTGCATATGAGCGATCTCATCAACGGCGCCGTCAATCTCAAGGATTTTCACGGGCTGGCGGCCGGCGGCGGATTTTCCTACGGTGACGTACTGGGTGCCGGCGGCGGCTGGGCCAAGTCCATCCTGTTCCACGAGCGCACGCGTGATGAGTTCAGCCTTTTCTTCGAACGCGATGATCGCTTCGCGCTGGGCGTATGCAACGGCTGCCAGATGATGTCGCACCTGAAGGCCATCATTCCCGGTGCGGCGCACTGGCCACGTTTCGTGCGCAACACCTCCGAGCAATTCGAGGCGCGGCTGGTGATGGTGGAGGTGCTGGAGTCGAAGTCGATCTTCTTCGACGGCATGGCCGGCTCAAGACTGCCCGTGGTCGTGGCGCACGGGGAGGGCCGTGCCCTGTTCCTGGATGCCCCGGCAGCACAGACGGCGCTGGACGCGCAAGCCGTGTGCTTGCGCTTTGTCGACAATTATGGGAGGCCCACCGACAGTTATCCTTGCAATCCGAATGGATCACCGCTGGGGATCACCGGCCTGACCAGCGCCGACGGGCGTGTGATGATCGTCATGCCCCACCCGGAGCGGATGTTTTTACGCCGGCAGTTTTCGTGGCTTCCGTCGGAATGGAAACGAGAGGTGAGCCCCTGGTTCAGAATGTTCCAGAACGCCCGCAGCTGGCTGGACTAG
- a CDS encoding FecR family protein: MRNLTMNFALLSGFAACSFFSTPVCAAAAQVTYAYGQAQAINTAGQGRPLAKGAEVQSGDTVQTQQGRAQITFKDGGFVALQPNTSFKISEYNYAGKEDGSERSFFDLLKGSMRFVTGAIGHKNKQNYKIKTVVATIGIRGSGGLAILCVAGSCPGMKDGLYLTGNQDTLTLTNDGDSKDVHPGETYYVGCSNCNIEPVEETPVAHVDVPEPKGFRADEQCDQGCVLGNFSGNDRIVGVVPGGSQSMGEVVSALHGVALGTPPNFLLIKDSFSGNNTEALFFDGKVTDFSTFADDAFIFRWTNGTVTKFDANGTIVGTEVVGPDSGYSFIVGSGPRDPLPTSGIATYTFIPGLNGTASTNAMGTGTGIVGGIVQVDFFGPAAVDVSFEVEHMRSFYDVTTFGPGGAPIPLDTTNGTFSSFKGGAVFAYSYGVGTGSCYNAGGCPTDIVGSLEGPNMATSGSPIPFVSLGPSPSSTINAPEALGLAYRIHDNFGSTLNPQNWVKGVGAFQLCTGRCFISD; this comes from the coding sequence ATGCGTAATCTGACCATGAATTTCGCGCTGCTTTCCGGTTTCGCGGCATGTTCCTTCTTCTCCACGCCAGTCTGTGCCGCCGCCGCCCAGGTTACTTATGCCTACGGTCAGGCGCAGGCCATCAACACCGCCGGCCAGGGCCGCCCGCTAGCCAAGGGGGCGGAGGTGCAGTCAGGAGACACCGTGCAGACCCAGCAGGGCCGCGCCCAGATCACCTTCAAGGACGGCGGCTTTGTCGCCCTCCAACCCAACACCAGCTTCAAGATCAGCGAGTACAACTATGCGGGCAAGGAGGACGGCAGCGAACGCAGCTTCTTCGATCTCCTGAAGGGCAGCATGCGTTTCGTCACCGGCGCCATCGGCCACAAGAACAAGCAGAATTACAAGATCAAGACCGTCGTGGCCACCATCGGCATCCGTGGCAGCGGCGGACTGGCGATCCTATGCGTCGCCGGCAGTTGCCCCGGCATGAAGGATGGGCTTTATCTTACCGGTAATCAGGATACGCTGACGCTGACCAATGATGGCGACAGCAAGGACGTGCATCCGGGCGAAACGTATTACGTCGGTTGCAGCAACTGCAATATCGAGCCCGTTGAGGAGACCCCCGTGGCGCACGTGGATGTGCCTGAGCCCAAGGGGTTCAGGGCGGACGAGCAATGCGATCAAGGGTGTGTGTTGGGTAATTTCTCGGGCAACGACCGGATTGTCGGTGTGGTCCCGGGTGGCTCGCAAAGTATGGGCGAGGTCGTCAGTGCCCTTCATGGCGTGGCGCTGGGTACTCCGCCGAATTTCCTTTTGATCAAGGACTCCTTCAGTGGCAACAATACCGAAGCCCTGTTTTTCGATGGCAAGGTGACGGATTTTTCCACTTTTGCAGATGACGCCTTTATCTTCCGCTGGACCAACGGCACGGTGACGAAATTCGATGCAAACGGCACCATCGTGGGTACGGAAGTCGTGGGTCCCGATTCCGGCTATAGCTTCATTGTCGGCAGTGGACCGCGCGATCCACTGCCCACCAGCGGCATCGCCACTTATACCTTCATCCCGGGCCTGAATGGCACTGCTTCCACCAATGCGATGGGAACCGGAACGGGCATCGTCGGTGGTATTGTCCAGGTGGACTTCTTCGGTCCCGCTGCGGTGGACGTGAGTTTCGAAGTGGAACATATGCGTTCGTTTTACGACGTCACTACTTTCGGGCCAGGGGGCGCCCCGATTCCGCTGGATACCACCAACGGCACATTCAGCAGTTTCAAGGGCGGCGCGGTCTTCGCCTACAGCTATGGTGTGGGGACGGGTAGCTGCTACAACGCGGGGGGTTGCCCGACTGATATTGTGGGCAGTCTGGAAGGCCCCAATATGGCAACATCAGGGAGTCCGATTCCCTTCGTCAGTCTAGGGCCGTCGCCAAGCAGCACGATTAATGCGCCGGAGGCTCTTGGGCTCGCTTACCGTATCCATGATAATTTCGGTTCCACCTTGAACCCGCAGAATTGGGTCAAGGGTGTGGGGGCCTTCCAGCTCTGCACGGGAAGGTGTTTTATTAGTGATTAG